The Acidobacteriota bacterium genome has a segment encoding these proteins:
- a CDS encoding type II toxin-antitoxin system VapC family toxin, producing the protein MILDTNALSAWAQGNSGVEAPLRSAERLVVPSVVLGEYYFGIRQSRHRLRYQNWLSRFLPLTEIATITSATADAYADIRLELKRLGAPIPPNDVWIAALARQHGLPLLSNDSHFDAVDRIQRIAF; encoded by the coding sequence ATGATCCTCGACACCAACGCCTTGTCCGCCTGGGCGCAGGGGAACTCCGGGGTCGAAGCGCCGCTACGCTCGGCTGAGCGGTTGGTGGTCCCCAGCGTCGTTCTCGGCGAGTACTACTTCGGCATCCGCCAATCGCGCCACCGGCTCCGCTATCAGAATTGGCTCTCCCGTTTCTTGCCGTTGACGGAAATCGCAACCATCACCTCGGCGACGGCAGATGCCTATGCCGATATTCGACTGGAATTGAAGCGGCTGGGGGCTCCGATACCGCCTAATGACGTCTGGATTGCCGCATTGGCCCGCCAGCACGGTCTGCCGCTGCTGAGCAACGACAGCCATTTCGACGCCGTCGACCGAATCCAGCGCATAGCCTTTTGA